One region of Catenuloplanes indicus genomic DNA includes:
- a CDS encoding helix-turn-helix domain-containing protein: MPGGRLTQQERQQIALGLADDLPYAEIARRLDRPTSTVTREVMRNGGPHGYRADLAHRATERRAHRGRAAARGPGSAGPDGRDTAAVTEYAETLTTVLMASGLSRMGAHVLTCLFITESGSLTAAELARRMRVSPASVSKAIAFLESQSLVRRERDERRRDRYIVDDELFYQATVASARANDQLVAVARQGAAVLGPDTSAAARLENVARFLDFISESITRAADQARAVLRSAPERSAADQDLP, from the coding sequence ATGCCCGGAGGCAGACTCACCCAGCAGGAGCGTCAGCAGATCGCGCTGGGCCTGGCCGACGATCTGCCCTACGCCGAGATCGCCCGGCGCCTCGACCGGCCGACCTCCACGGTCACCCGCGAGGTGATGCGCAACGGCGGCCCGCACGGGTACCGCGCCGACCTGGCGCACCGGGCCACCGAACGCCGCGCGCACCGCGGTCGTGCGGCCGCCCGCGGTCCCGGATCGGCCGGCCCGGACGGGCGGGACACCGCCGCCGTCACCGAGTACGCGGAGACGCTCACGACCGTGCTCATGGCCTCGGGCCTGTCCCGCATGGGCGCCCACGTCCTGACCTGCCTCTTCATCACCGAAAGCGGCAGCCTGACCGCGGCCGAGCTGGCCCGGCGGATGCGGGTCAGCCCGGCGTCCGTCTCCAAGGCGATTGCCTTCCTGGAGAGTCAGAGCCTGGTCCGCCGCGAGCGGGACGAGCGCCGCCGCGACCGTTACATCGTCGACGACGAACTCTTCTACCAGGCGACCGTCGCCAGCGCGCGGGCCAACGACCAGCTCGTCGCCGTCGCCCGCCAGGGTGCCGCCGTGCTCGGTCCGGACACGTCCGCGGCGGCCCGCCTGGAGAACGTCGCCCGCTTCCTGGATTTCATCAGTGAGAGCATCACCCGGGCCGCCGACCAGGCGCGGGCCGTCCTTCGC
- a CDS encoding DUF4097 family beta strand repeat-containing protein, whose translation MQTFVTPAPIAAVLDVPAGRVQFIAAARADTVVEVRPADPGRSRDVRAAEQTTVTYADGALRIQSAQSSHRLLGPGGSVEVTVQLPAGSRIEGRTAGTEVRGVGRLGDVSFEGAHRRIKIDEAASVRLTATDGDVEVGRLTGPAEISTGRGDIRIAEAVRGTLLLTTQQGDITVAAATGVSATLDAGTGHGRVSNALRNDGTAALDIRATTALGDVTARSL comes from the coding sequence ATGCAGACCTTCGTCACCCCCGCCCCGATCGCCGCCGTCCTCGACGTTCCGGCCGGGCGCGTCCAGTTCATCGCCGCCGCCCGCGCCGACACCGTCGTCGAGGTGCGCCCGGCCGACCCCGGCCGGAGCCGCGACGTCCGGGCCGCCGAGCAGACCACCGTCACGTACGCCGACGGTGCGCTGCGGATCCAGTCCGCCCAGTCGTCGCACAGGCTGCTCGGCCCGGGCGGATCCGTCGAGGTCACGGTCCAGCTGCCGGCCGGCTCGCGGATCGAGGGCAGGACCGCCGGCACGGAGGTGCGGGGCGTCGGCCGGCTCGGCGACGTCAGCTTCGAGGGCGCCCACCGGCGCATCAAGATCGACGAGGCGGCGAGCGTACGGCTGACCGCGACCGACGGTGACGTCGAAGTCGGCCGCCTCACCGGACCCGCCGAGATCAGCACCGGCCGCGGTGACATCCGGATCGCCGAGGCCGTCCGGGGCACTCTCCTCCTCACCACCCAGCAGGGCGACATCACGGTCGCCGCCGCCACCGGCGTCTCGGCCACGCTGGACGCCGGCACCGGTCACGGCCGGGTCAGCAACGCCCTCCGCAACGACGGCACCGCCGCTCTCGACATCCGCGCCACCACCGCGCTGGGCGACGTCACCGCCCGCAGCCTCTGA
- a CDS encoding alpha/beta fold hydrolase, translated as MTSTGTPWTGMIPIDDTALACTDTGGTGIPVVYLNGQFATQGYWRRVIAGLGPAWRHITYDERARGRKSKTSADYSFAAGIRDVDAVLAARGVDRALVVGWSYGAFLGAHWAARNPDRAIGAVLVDGAMPHDWLDDAMEERIRTMFRRMAWFMPLLRPTGLVPRLNAEQQAASNIELGRLSRERELGPVMDRITVPTRYVLASGTSLGSRGDEQEVIRAGLDEVVARNPHIRISAKVASNHSMILRKDHAAVAAAVREVAGAAQGSAVAGGGLVRGAGG; from the coding sequence ATGACCAGCACCGGCACTCCGTGGACCGGCATGATCCCGATCGACGACACCGCTCTCGCCTGCACCGACACCGGCGGCACCGGCATTCCGGTCGTCTACCTGAACGGGCAGTTCGCGACGCAGGGCTACTGGCGGAGGGTCATCGCCGGCCTCGGCCCCGCCTGGCGGCACATCACCTACGACGAGCGCGCCCGCGGCCGGAAGTCGAAGACGTCGGCCGACTACTCGTTCGCGGCCGGCATCCGCGACGTCGACGCCGTCCTCGCGGCCCGCGGGGTGGACCGGGCGCTGGTGGTCGGGTGGTCCTACGGCGCTTTCCTCGGGGCGCACTGGGCCGCCCGCAACCCGGACCGCGCGATCGGTGCGGTCCTGGTCGACGGCGCGATGCCGCACGACTGGCTGGACGACGCCATGGAGGAACGGATCCGGACGATGTTCCGGCGGATGGCCTGGTTCATGCCGCTGCTGCGCCCGACCGGCCTGGTACCGCGACTGAACGCCGAACAGCAGGCGGCGAGCAACATCGAGCTCGGGAGGCTCTCCCGGGAACGCGAACTCGGCCCGGTCATGGACCGCATCACCGTCCCTACCCGCTACGTCCTGGCGTCCGGCACGTCGCTCGGCAGCAGGGGTGACGAGCAGGAGGTGATCCGTGCGGGTCTGGACGAGGTGGTGGCGCGCAACCCGCACATCCGGATCAGCGCCAAGGTCGCCAGCAACCACAGCATGATCCTGCGCAAGGATCACGCGGCCGTGGCCGCGGCGGTCCGGGAGGTCGCGGGTGCGGCGCAGGGCTCAGCGGTTGCGGGTGGCGGTCTCGTACGCGGCGCGGGCGGCTGA
- a CDS encoding AAA family ATPase, giving the protein MRPLRLDMSGFTVFREQTTVDFTDADFFALVGPTGSGKSTVLDAITFALYGQVPRWGTARGIVNALSPSAVEARVRLVFESANERYVATRVVRRDGKGRVNTSGAGLQLMPRGFDVTKLDTGLSPEDLGEVLAGTPAEMDKAVQEAVGLPYEQFTTCVVLPQGQFADFLHAKPATRQQILVNLLDLGVYEEVQRRATARAGAADAKLSAVDQLLSGLDDTDDAHLAAAADHLDRVIELAEGVEAALPGLRAAAERTAAAGTAVATLDAEIAKLRGVRAPADVAAIAGAAAAARAAAADAVQTVHAAEEQEEKVRGEVAGSGDPAALRLLLEAHAETHTLTEQAAELTALLASAEREHGTAAAAVAAARTDHEHATAALEAARQAYQDAQNADRATALRLHLTVGDPCPVCARTVTALPIETPTGYTVPVDAAGRPIDHRHGPGARDEPGPGGRGGQDAAGHGTDARGTDAHGTGQTGNRAGTPRPRGEAVPSRSTPVQAGRSGSGPVDAAAQRAAGRSAVAAAEAEGKSARAAADRAAKLVTEREQAARELERTLDRARARHDDLQHRLTAATAKIAGSPGPDALRRELDEIAALRKRLDAAGTAVRRAREAQRRAQTEADRAEQRLRAAWQGFDTARDTVAPFGPPAPDREDVAAAWTGLAGWAAEQVARRADARTAAEAELLAARGEADDVHVRIEGLFQAVGLTAPAKRGEADYLRAAAVATERAEGALRRIEERREQAAELREQRAVHERDGRVAKTLAGHLRANNFERWLLEEALDLLVDGGSRILRELSGGQYELVHDKGEFWVVDHHDAGLRRGVRTLSGGETFQASLALALALSEQLAGMSTTAASLESIVLDEGFGTLDAVTLDSVAATLENLAARGDRMVGVVTHVGALAERIPVRFEVRKDARSARVTRSGL; this is encoded by the coding sequence GTGAGGCCGCTGCGGCTGGACATGTCCGGGTTCACCGTGTTCCGCGAGCAGACCACGGTCGACTTCACCGACGCGGACTTCTTCGCGCTGGTCGGCCCGACCGGCTCCGGCAAGTCCACGGTGCTGGACGCGATCACGTTCGCGCTCTACGGCCAGGTCCCGCGCTGGGGCACCGCGCGCGGCATCGTCAACGCGCTCTCCCCGTCCGCGGTCGAGGCCCGGGTCCGGCTGGTCTTCGAGTCCGCCAACGAGCGGTACGTGGCGACCCGCGTGGTCCGCCGGGACGGCAAGGGCCGGGTCAACACCAGCGGCGCCGGGCTGCAGCTGATGCCGCGCGGCTTCGACGTGACCAAGCTGGACACCGGGCTGTCCCCGGAGGACCTCGGCGAGGTGCTGGCCGGCACGCCCGCGGAGATGGACAAGGCCGTGCAGGAGGCGGTCGGCCTGCCGTACGAGCAGTTCACCACGTGCGTGGTGCTGCCGCAGGGGCAGTTCGCCGACTTCCTGCACGCAAAGCCCGCGACCCGGCAGCAGATCCTGGTCAACCTGCTCGACCTCGGCGTCTACGAGGAGGTCCAGCGCCGCGCCACGGCGCGGGCCGGCGCGGCCGACGCCAAGCTGTCCGCGGTCGACCAGTTGCTGTCCGGCCTGGACGACACGGACGACGCGCACCTCGCGGCCGCGGCCGACCACCTGGACCGGGTGATCGAGCTGGCCGAGGGCGTCGAGGCCGCGCTGCCCGGCCTGCGCGCGGCCGCCGAGCGCACCGCCGCGGCCGGCACCGCGGTCGCCACGCTGGACGCCGAGATCGCCAAGCTGCGCGGCGTGCGCGCGCCCGCGGACGTGGCCGCGATCGCCGGTGCGGCCGCCGCCGCCCGCGCCGCCGCGGCCGACGCCGTGCAGACCGTGCACGCCGCGGAGGAGCAGGAGGAGAAGGTCCGCGGCGAAGTCGCCGGCAGCGGTGACCCGGCCGCGCTCCGGCTGCTGCTGGAGGCGCATGCGGAGACGCACACGCTCACCGAGCAGGCGGCCGAACTGACCGCGCTGCTGGCCTCGGCCGAACGCGAGCACGGCACGGCGGCGGCCGCGGTCGCCGCCGCCCGCACCGATCACGAGCACGCCACCGCCGCGCTGGAGGCGGCCCGCCAGGCATACCAGGACGCGCAGAACGCCGACCGCGCCACCGCGCTCCGCCTGCACCTCACGGTCGGTGACCCGTGCCCGGTCTGCGCCCGGACCGTCACGGCGCTGCCGATCGAGACCCCCACCGGGTACACGGTGCCGGTCGACGCCGCCGGCCGCCCGATCGACCACCGGCACGGCCCCGGCGCCCGCGACGAGCCGGGCCCCGGTGGTCGCGGCGGCCAGGATGCCGCCGGCCATGGAACGGACGCGCGGGGCACCGACGCCCACGGCACCGGGCAGACCGGCAACCGGGCGGGCACGCCCCGGCCGCGCGGTGAGGCCGTCCCGAGCCGGTCCACGCCCGTCCAGGCCGGCCGGTCCGGTTCCGGGCCGGTGGATGCCGCCGCGCAGCGGGCCGCCGGCCGGTCCGCGGTCGCGGCGGCCGAGGCCGAGGGCAAGAGCGCGCGAGCCGCCGCGGACCGGGCCGCGAAGCTGGTCACCGAGCGCGAGCAGGCCGCCCGGGAGCTGGAGCGCACGCTGGACCGCGCGCGGGCCCGCCACGACGACCTCCAGCACCGCCTCACCGCGGCCACCGCCAAGATCGCCGGGTCGCCCGGACCGGACGCGCTCCGGCGCGAGCTGGACGAGATCGCGGCGCTGCGGAAGCGGCTGGACGCCGCGGGCACGGCCGTCCGCCGGGCCCGGGAGGCGCAGCGCCGCGCGCAGACCGAGGCGGACCGCGCGGAGCAGCGACTCCGGGCCGCCTGGCAGGGCTTCGACACCGCGCGCGACACGGTCGCGCCGTTCGGGCCACCGGCACCGGACCGGGAGGACGTGGCCGCGGCCTGGACCGGGCTGGCCGGCTGGGCGGCGGAGCAGGTGGCGCGGCGCGCGGACGCACGGACCGCGGCCGAGGCCGAGCTGCTGGCCGCGCGCGGCGAGGCGGACGACGTACACGTGCGGATCGAGGGTCTCTTCCAGGCCGTCGGCCTGACCGCGCCGGCGAAGCGCGGCGAGGCCGACTATCTGCGGGCCGCGGCCGTGGCGACCGAACGGGCCGAGGGCGCGCTGCGGCGCATCGAGGAGCGCCGCGAGCAGGCCGCCGAGCTGCGCGAGCAGCGGGCCGTGCACGAGCGCGACGGCCGGGTCGCGAAGACGCTGGCCGGCCACCTGCGTGCCAACAACTTCGAGCGATGGCTGCTGGAGGAGGCGCTGGATCTGCTGGTCGACGGCGGTTCCCGGATCCTGCGCGAACTGTCCGGCGGGCAGTACGAGCTGGTGCACGACAAGGGCGAGTTCTGGGTCGTCGACCACCACGACGCCGGCCTGCGCCGCGGCGTGCGCACGCTCTCCGGCGGCGAGACGTTCCAGGCGTCGCTGGCCCTCGCGCTCGCGCTCTCCGAGCAGCTGGCCGGCATGTCCACCACCGCGGCCAGCCTCGAGTCGATCGTGCTGGACGAGGGCTTCGGCACGCTGGACGCGGTCACGCTCGACTCGGTCGCCGCCACGCTGGAGAACCTGGCCGCCCGCGGCGACCGGATGGTCGGCGTGGTCACCCATGTCGGCGCGCTCGCCGAGCGGATCCCGGTCCGCTTCGAGGTGCGCAAGGATGCCCGTAGCGCGCGAGTGACCCGGAGCGGCCTGTGA
- a CDS encoding exonuclease SbcCD subunit D, translating to MKILHTSDWHVGKVLKGHTRVEEHINVLRDLVEIAQKERPDLVIVAGDLYDTAAPTPDSTRIVTRALTALRATGAEVVAIGGNHDNGPALDALRPWADAAGIKLRGTVRETAAEHVLTGTTAGGETWRLVALPFLSQRYAVRAVEMYELTASEAQQTYADHIGRLIAKLTEDFADRSAVNILTGHLTVVGAKMGGGERDAHTVLGYAVPASVFPSTAHYVALGHLHRTQQILGPCPIRYSGSPLAVDFGEEENTPSVTIVEVTATRPARPRTVPISSATPLRTVRGTLPDLERFAERNTDAAGWLRVYVREMPRAGLREEVQDLLPNALDVRIDPDMLPTRTSPTAAQRAGRSPSTLFADYLKVRGHDDEGVQDLFDEIYEEIPGGAS from the coding sequence ATGAAGATCCTGCACACCTCGGACTGGCACGTCGGGAAGGTCCTGAAGGGACACACCCGGGTGGAGGAGCACATCAACGTGCTCCGCGACCTGGTCGAGATCGCCCAGAAGGAGCGGCCCGACCTGGTCATCGTGGCCGGTGACCTGTACGACACGGCCGCGCCCACGCCCGACTCGACGCGCATCGTCACCCGCGCGCTGACCGCGCTGCGCGCCACCGGCGCCGAGGTGGTGGCGATCGGCGGCAACCACGACAACGGCCCGGCGCTGGACGCGCTGCGCCCGTGGGCGGACGCGGCCGGCATCAAGCTGCGCGGCACGGTCCGGGAGACCGCGGCCGAGCACGTGCTGACCGGCACCACGGCCGGCGGCGAGACGTGGCGGCTGGTCGCGCTGCCGTTCCTCTCCCAGCGGTACGCGGTGCGCGCGGTGGAGATGTACGAGCTGACCGCGTCCGAGGCGCAGCAGACGTACGCGGACCACATCGGCCGGCTGATCGCGAAGCTCACCGAGGACTTCGCGGACCGCAGCGCGGTCAACATCCTGACCGGGCACCTCACCGTGGTCGGCGCGAAGATGGGCGGCGGCGAGCGGGACGCGCACACCGTGCTCGGCTACGCGGTCCCGGCCAGCGTGTTCCCGTCCACCGCGCACTACGTGGCGCTCGGTCACCTGCACCGCACTCAGCAGATCCTCGGCCCGTGCCCGATCCGTTACTCCGGCAGCCCGCTCGCGGTCGACTTCGGCGAGGAGGAGAACACGCCGTCCGTCACGATCGTCGAGGTCACCGCGACCCGGCCGGCCCGTCCCCGTACGGTGCCGATCTCCTCCGCGACGCCGCTGCGCACCGTCCGCGGCACGCTGCCCGACCTGGAGCGGTTCGCCGAGCGCAACACGGACGCGGCCGGCTGGCTGCGCGTCTACGTGCGCGAGATGCCCCGCGCCGGCCTCCGCGAGGAGGTACAGGACCTGCTGCCGAACGCGCTGGACGTGCGGATCGACCCGGACATGCTGCCCACCCGCACCAGCCCGACCGCGGCGCAGCGGGCCGGCCGCTCGCCGAGCACGCTGTTCGCCGACTACCTGAAGGTGCGCGGGCACGACGACGAGGGCGTGCAGGACCTGTTCGACGAGATCTACGAGGAGATTCCGGGAGGCGCGTCGTGA
- a CDS encoding ATP-binding protein encodes MPVDPPDPGPAVGRVLGTADATPLQFWTAVTPGAYLQLDDVVVTRRELPDREPVTIAGVVTQVRARHEGAQFDSDVFAIAEGTLPALIQEAAEITTTRVDPELYVPPAPGAPVFRAEGVARAQALHFDRMERPIPMGSGRDGVPVYLNADFLDGTRGAHVSISGISGVATKTSFATFLLYSVFRSGVLGAESVNSKALIFNVKGEDLLFLDHPNTRLDERTTEAYGKLGLPADAFADVRVYAPPRIGDASGTPDVSSRLTGVDAFYWTLAEFCETGLLPYVFADADDERQQYTMVVHAVTAHLQRVAVPAEGGVSIQGRRIGSYGDLVDFLVEQLSDEDTRRDWAGSAVGIGTTNAFARRLISSKKDLSRLIRGDLAQRRPHSINTSESAQVTVVDLHNLPDRAQRFVVGVTLKSEFERKEKAGTAKPLLFVVLDELNKYAPRDGTSPIKEVLLDIAERGRSLGVILIGAQQTASEVERRIVTNSAIRVVGRLDPAEAGRPEYGFLPPAQRQRVLLAKPGTMFVNQPDIPVPLCVEFPFPAWATRVSEAGAAPTGTLRSIVQSADPFAVVGGRAGAGSRISDDDIPF; translated from the coding sequence GTGCCAGTAGACCCCCCGGACCCGGGCCCCGCCGTCGGCCGCGTGCTGGGCACCGCCGACGCCACGCCGCTGCAGTTCTGGACCGCCGTCACCCCGGGGGCCTACCTGCAGCTCGACGACGTGGTGGTGACCCGGCGCGAGCTGCCGGACCGCGAGCCGGTGACGATCGCGGGCGTGGTCACCCAGGTGCGCGCGCGGCACGAGGGCGCACAGTTCGACTCCGACGTCTTCGCGATCGCGGAGGGCACGCTGCCCGCGCTGATCCAGGAGGCGGCGGAGATCACCACCACCCGCGTCGACCCGGAGCTCTACGTGCCGCCCGCACCGGGCGCGCCGGTGTTCCGGGCCGAGGGCGTCGCCCGCGCGCAGGCGCTGCACTTCGACCGGATGGAGCGGCCGATCCCGATGGGTTCCGGCCGCGACGGCGTCCCGGTCTACCTGAACGCGGACTTTCTGGACGGCACACGCGGCGCACACGTCTCGATCTCCGGCATCTCCGGCGTGGCCACCAAGACCAGCTTCGCCACGTTCCTGCTCTACTCCGTGTTCCGGTCCGGCGTGCTCGGCGCGGAGAGCGTCAACTCCAAGGCGCTGATCTTCAACGTGAAGGGCGAGGACCTGCTGTTCCTCGACCACCCGAACACCCGGCTGGACGAGAGGACCACCGAGGCGTACGGCAAGCTCGGTCTCCCCGCGGACGCGTTCGCGGATGTCCGGGTCTACGCGCCACCACGGATCGGCGACGCCTCCGGCACGCCGGACGTGAGCAGCCGGCTGACCGGTGTGGACGCGTTCTACTGGACGCTCGCCGAGTTCTGCGAGACCGGTCTCCTGCCGTACGTGTTCGCCGACGCGGACGACGAGCGCCAGCAGTACACGATGGTCGTCCACGCGGTCACCGCGCACCTGCAGCGCGTCGCGGTCCCGGCCGAGGGCGGCGTCAGCATCCAGGGCCGGCGCATCGGCTCCTACGGTGACCTGGTCGACTTCCTGGTCGAGCAGCTCAGCGACGAGGACACCCGGCGCGACTGGGCCGGCTCCGCGGTCGGCATCGGCACCACGAACGCGTTCGCCCGCCGCCTGATCTCCAGCAAGAAGGACCTGTCCCGGCTGATCCGCGGCGACCTGGCGCAGCGCCGGCCGCACTCGATCAACACGTCGGAGAGCGCCCAGGTCACCGTGGTCGACCTGCACAACCTGCCGGACCGCGCACAGCGGTTCGTGGTCGGTGTGACGCTGAAGAGCGAGTTCGAGCGCAAGGAGAAGGCCGGCACCGCCAAGCCGCTGCTGTTCGTGGTGCTCGACGAGCTGAACAAGTACGCGCCGCGGGACGGCACCTCGCCGATCAAGGAGGTGCTGCTCGACATCGCGGAGCGCGGCCGGTCGCTCGGCGTGATCCTGATCGGCGCGCAGCAGACCGCCAGCGAGGTCGAGCGCCGCATCGTGACGAACTCGGCGATCCGCGTGGTCGGGCGGCTCGACCCGGCCGAGGCCGGCCGCCCGGAGTACGGTTTCCTCCCGCCCGCGCAACGGCAGCGGGTGCTGCTGGCCAAGCCCGGCACCATGTTCGTCAACCAGCCGGACATCCCGGTACCGCTCTGCGTGGAATTCCCGTTCCCGGCCTGGGCCACCCGCGTCTCCGAGGCCGGCGCCGCACCCACCGGCACGCTGCGCTCCATCGTCCAGTCCGCCGACCCGTTCGCGGTGGTCGGCGGCCGGGCCGGCGCGGGCTCCCGCATCTCCGACGACGACATCCCCTTCTAG
- a CDS encoding pyrimidine reductase family protein: MKELVTGPDLDDETLIAHYARPARPTLRVSFVSSADGAMEIDGLSTALSGADDKRVFGVLRMLADAVLVGAGTLRRENYRPIRLSPPRVAWRRAHGLPDVPTLVAVSHSLDLDPAMPALADAPVRPIILTSSGAHRPDLLRVADVVRFEDQDLLSPVRARALDQILCEGGPRLFGTLLAADAVDELCLTVAPVLAGAGASRITAGPVSPPRDMRPAHVLRGGDHLMVRYVRRHPSVDRAPTGCG; this comes from the coding sequence GTGAAAGAGCTTGTTACCGGCCCTGACCTGGACGACGAGACACTGATCGCGCATTACGCCCGGCCCGCCCGGCCGACACTGCGGGTCAGTTTCGTGTCCAGCGCGGACGGCGCGATGGAGATCGACGGGCTCTCCACCGCGCTCTCCGGCGCGGACGACAAGCGCGTCTTCGGCGTGCTGCGCATGCTCGCGGACGCGGTGCTGGTCGGCGCCGGCACGCTGCGCCGGGAGAACTACCGCCCGATCCGGCTCAGCCCGCCGCGGGTCGCGTGGCGGCGCGCGCACGGCCTGCCGGACGTACCCACGCTGGTCGCGGTCTCGCACTCGCTCGACCTCGACCCGGCGATGCCCGCGCTCGCCGACGCACCGGTCCGCCCGATCATTCTGACCTCGTCCGGCGCGCACCGTCCCGACCTGCTCCGGGTGGCCGACGTGGTCCGTTTCGAAGATCAAGATCTTCTGTCACCGGTACGGGCGAGAGCGCTGGACCAGATCCTCTGCGAGGGCGGCCCGCGGCTGTTCGGCACGCTGCTCGCCGCGGACGCGGTCGACGAGCTGTGCCTGACCGTGGCACCGGTGCTGGCCGGGGCGGGCGCCTCCCGGATCACGGCCGGGCCGGTTTCCCCGCCGCGGGACATGCGGCCGGCGCACGTGCTGCGCGGCGGGGACCACCTGATGGTTCGCTATGTCCGACGTCACCCGTCCGTGGACCGAGCGCCCACGGGTTGTGGATAA
- a CDS encoding ABC transporter substrate-binding protein, with product MSVPRRRLRGIAAAALAAGMVFSAAACSASDGDSGGEGGGTVVLQYFGSPGFDAAVAAFQTANPDIKVDAQNMGELKDFTPKLNQWLATGQGAGDVVMLEEGTLLGYLETPDKWTNLLDLGAASLEQDFLPYKWANGFTADKSKLVGLGTDIGGLAMCYRTDLFAKAGLPTNRDEVSKLWPTWEQYAATGKKFKESPAVKDVAFIDTATAVMQPYIMQNSQTWFYDTNNNYIVESNPVVREAWDFGLQMAADGLTGKLQRWQPDWNAAFANAAFATVPCPAWMTGSIAERAGDAGKGKWDIATIPGGSGNWGGSYLAIPEQSKNKEAAYKLLTYLTGKDGELSSYKEKGNMPSNVKALDDPAFASSTNEYFSNAPTGQIFGASAKSLKPIYLGPKHQGIWENHFETEMRNAEQGKKTSDEAWKTAVADGKKLAEG from the coding sequence ATGAGCGTTCCGAGGCGCCGCCTGCGCGGCATCGCGGCGGCGGCTCTCGCCGCCGGCATGGTTTTCTCGGCCGCGGCGTGCAGCGCGAGCGACGGCGACAGCGGCGGCGAGGGCGGCGGCACCGTCGTCCTGCAGTACTTCGGCAGCCCCGGCTTCGATGCGGCGGTCGCGGCGTTCCAGACCGCGAACCCGGACATCAAGGTCGACGCGCAGAACATGGGCGAGCTCAAGGACTTCACGCCGAAGCTGAACCAGTGGCTGGCCACCGGCCAGGGCGCGGGCGACGTGGTCATGCTCGAGGAGGGCACGCTCCTGGGCTACCTGGAGACGCCGGACAAGTGGACCAACCTGCTCGACCTCGGCGCGGCGTCGCTGGAGCAGGACTTCCTGCCCTACAAGTGGGCGAACGGCTTCACCGCGGACAAGTCGAAGCTGGTCGGTCTCGGCACCGACATCGGCGGCCTGGCCATGTGTTACCGGACCGACCTGTTCGCCAAGGCCGGCCTGCCGACCAACCGGGACGAGGTCTCCAAGCTCTGGCCGACGTGGGAGCAGTACGCCGCGACCGGCAAGAAGTTCAAGGAGTCGCCCGCGGTCAAGGATGTCGCGTTCATCGACACCGCCACCGCGGTGATGCAGCCGTACATCATGCAGAACTCGCAGACCTGGTTCTACGACACGAACAACAACTACATCGTCGAGTCGAACCCGGTCGTCCGGGAGGCCTGGGACTTCGGCCTGCAGATGGCGGCGGACGGCCTGACCGGCAAGCTGCAGCGCTGGCAGCCGGACTGGAACGCCGCGTTCGCCAACGCCGCGTTCGCGACCGTGCCGTGCCCGGCGTGGATGACCGGCTCGATCGCGGAGCGCGCCGGCGACGCCGGCAAGGGCAAGTGGGACATCGCCACCATCCCCGGCGGCAGTGGCAACTGGGGCGGCTCGTACCTGGCCATCCCGGAGCAGAGCAAGAACAAGGAGGCGGCCTACAAGCTGCTGACCTACCTGACCGGCAAGGACGGCGAGCTCTCCTCGTACAAGGAGAAGGGCAACATGCCGTCGAACGTGAAGGCGCTCGACGACCCGGCGTTCGCCTCGTCGACGAACGAGTACTTCAGCAACGCGCCGACCGGCCAGATCTTCGGCGCCAGCGCCAAGAGCCTGAAGCCGATCTACCTCGGCCCGAAGCACCAGGGCATCTGGGAGAACCACTTCGAGACCGAGATGCGCAACGCGGAGCAGGGCAAGAAGACGTCCGACGAGGCCTGGAAAACGGCCGTGGCGGACGGCAAGAAACTGGCCGAGGGCTGA